A region from the Misgurnus anguillicaudatus chromosome 7, ASM2758022v2, whole genome shotgun sequence genome encodes:
- the htr1d gene encoding 5-hydroxytryptamine receptor 1D — protein sequence MDPFNGTDEFFLINATVSPTTLEPLDDATLLSLQISISAMLAIVTFATALSNAFVIATIFLTRKLHTPANFLIGSLAVTDLLVSILVMPISIVYTVSKTWTLGQIVCDIWLSSDITFCTASILHLCVIALDRYWAITDALEYSKRRTIRRVAIMVAVVWVISVSISMPPLFWRQAKASEELTECMVNTDQISYTLYSTFGAFYVPTVLLIILYGRIYVAARSRIFKTPATSGKRFTAAQLIQNSTGSSLCSLNSTSNQEGQIHPSSGGVGGAGGAGGGGSPLFTNSVKVKLADSVLERKRLCAAREKKATKTLGIILGAFIVCWLPFFVFTLVMGICKDCWFHPVLFDVFTWLGYLNSLINPVIYTAFNDDFKQAFHKLTKFKRCY from the coding sequence ATGGATCCGTTCAACGGCACAGATGAGTTTTTCCTCATCAATGCTACGGTCAGTCCCACAACCCTGGAACCCTTGGATGATGCCACACTCCTTAGCCTTCAGATCTCCATCTCTGCAATGCTAGCAATAGTCACTTTTGCCACCGCTCTGTCTAACGCCTTTGTGATCGCCACCATCTTTCTTACCCGCAAGCTTCACACCCCCGCCAACTTCCTGATAGGCTCTCTCGCAGTGACGGACTTGCTGGTGTCTATTTTGGTAATGCCGATCAGCATCGTGTATACGGTCAGTAAGACTTGGACGCTGGGACAGATAGTGTGCGATATTTGGCTATCATCCGACATAACTTTCTGCACGGCTTCGATCCTGCACCTGTGCGTGATCGCGTTGGACAGATACTGGGCTATAACTGACGCTCTGGAGTACTCGAAGCGGCGTACCATACGGAGGGTGGCAATTATGGTCGCCGTAGTGTGGGTGATCTCTGTGTCTATTTCTATGCCTCCTCTTTTCTGGAGGCAAGCCAAGGCTAGCGAGGAGCTAACGGAATGCATGGTGAACACGGACCAGATCTCGTACACGCTGTACTCTACGTTTGGTGCGTTTTACGTTCCAACCGTTCTATTGATCATTCTGTACGGCCGTATATACGTGGCGGCTCGTTCACGGATCTTCAAAACGCCAGCAACGAGCGGGAAGCGCTTTACAGCAGCACAACTCATCCAAAACTCGACCGGCTCATCGCTCTGCTCCCTCAACTCCACGTCGAATCAAGAGGGACAGATTCATCCCAGTAGTGGAGGAGTGGGTGGAGCGGGTGGAGCAGGTGGAGGTGGATCTCCTCTGTTCACGAACAGTGTGAAAGTTAAGTTGGCCGATAGCGTCCTGGAAAGAAAGCGTCTTTGTGCCGCCCGAGAGAAGAAGGCCACTAAAACCCTTGGGATTATCCTGGGGGCATTTATTGTGTGCTGGCTTCCATTCTTCGTGTTTACTCTGGTGATGGGGATCTGTAAAGACTGTTGGTTTCATCCTGTGCTCTTTGATGTCTTCACCTGGCTGGGATACCTGAACTCGCTTATCAACCCAGTCATTTACACTGCCTTCAACGACGACTTCAAACAAGCCTTTCACAAACTCACAAAGTTTAAAAGATGCTACTGA